In Delphinus delphis chromosome 11, mDelDel1.2, whole genome shotgun sequence, one genomic interval encodes:
- the KERA gene encoding keratocan, with amino-acid sequence MATTICFIIWVLFITDTVWTRSVRQVYEANDPEDWMMHDFHCPRECFCPPSFPTALYCENRALKAIPAIPSRIWYLYLENNLIETIPEKPFENATQLRWINLNKNKITNYGIEKGALSQLKKLLFLFLEDNELEEVPSPLPRSLEQLQLARNKVSRIPQGTFSNLENLTLLDLQHNKLLDNAFQRDTFKGLKNLMQLNMAKNSLRNMPPRLPANTMQLFLDNNSIEGIPENYFNVIPKVAFLRLNHNKLSDAGLPSSGFNVSSILDLQLSHNQLTKVPKISAHLQHLHLDHNKIKNVNVSVICPTTPITLPAEHDSFSYGPHLRYLRLDGNEIKPPIPMDLMTCFRLLQAVII; translated from the exons ATGGCAACCACAATCTGTTTCATCATCTGGGTGTTATTCATAACAGATACTGTATGGACTCGAAGTGTGAGACAGGTTTATGAGGCAAATGATCCAGAGGACTGGATGATGCATGACTTCCATTGTCCCAGGGAATGTTTCTGTCCCCCCAGTTTCCCTACCGCTTTGTACTGTGAAAACCGGGCTCTCAAAGCAATCCCTGCTATACCATCAAGGATCTGGTATCTTTATCTTGAAAACAACCTGATAGAAACCATTCCTGAGAAGCCATTCGAGAATGCCACCCAGCTGAGATGGATAAAtctaaacaagaacaaaataaccAACTATGGAATTGAAAAAGGAGCCCTGAGCCAACTGAAGAAGCTGCTTTTCTTATTTCTGGAAGATAATGAGCTAGAGGAGGTACCTTCTCCATTGCCAAGAAGTTTAGAACAATTACAATTAGCTAGAAACAAGGTGTCCAGAATTCCTCAAGGGACCTTTAGCAATCTGGAGAACCTGACCCTTCTTGACCTGCAGCACAATAAACTATTAGACAATGCCTTTCAAAGAGACACCTTTAAAGGACTCAAGAacctcatgcagctaaatatggCTAAGAATTCCCTGAGGAATATGCCACCAAGATTACCAGCCAACACTATGCAGCTGTTTTTAGACAACAATTCCATTGAAGGAAtaccagaaaattattttaatgtgattCCTAAAGTGGCCTTCCTGAGACTCAACCACAACAAATTATCAGATGCTGGCCTCCCTTCTAGTGGTTTTAATGTATCATCAATTCTAGATCTTCAACTGTCTCACAATCAACTCACAAAGGTCCCCAAAATCAGTGCTCATCTGCAGCACCTTCACCTCGatcataacaaaattaaaa ATGTGAATGTCTCTgtaatatgtcctaccactcctaTCACATTGCCTGCGGAACACGATTCCTTCAGTTATGGACCTCATCTTCGCTACCTCCGTCTGGATGGAAATGAAATCAAACCACCAATCCCAATGGATTTAATGACCTGCTTCAGGCTCCTTCAGGCTGTCATTATTTAA